A window from Sphingobacterium hotanense encodes these proteins:
- a CDS encoding S9 family peptidase → MNRILPVAFTALLFVAVDGANAQTKKLTFEQSWGQAPSLTKPISSFRGWADESNYIESSGSQLFQVNVKTGEKKGYTYPTKSSTEVFVKDKDIYIQYPGSQAKQLTQSPEIDEQNPTLSPDGKYVAFTRKSDLYSLDVNTGKEIRYTTDGTDVIYNGWSSWVYYEEILGRPTNYKAFWWSPDSKQLAFMRFDDTNVPMFPIYVSKGQHGYLEETRYPKAGDPNPEVKVGFVKVEGSPVVWASFNEKDDQYFGQPYWSFDSQSIMVQWMNRDQTNLKFYAVNPNDGSKSEIYNEEQPTWINLDHDERITYLADNKHYILKSDKTGWAHYYLYTLSGKLVNPLTSGEWQVKEIAHIDEKAKVLYFTARKENSATVDLYRVNFNGKNFRRLTFGDYTHDVKVSPDGKHFITSYSNIHTPTKVALVDNNGRVIKELADSKSPEFANYNVGKREYFTIPSEDGKFNLPVIITYPTDFDESKQYPVIMSIYGGPDAGTVKNTWKGVNGQYWANEGVIQIECDHRASGHFGKQGVAWMHRNLGNWELVDYITIAKWLKAKPWVAKDKLLITGHSYGGYMTCLALTKGADYFDFGIAGAPVTGWELYDTHYTERWMDTPQANPEGYKNGSILPYVDQYKGRLRIMHGDLDDNVHMQNTIQLVDALTDRQVPFELMIYPGSRHGFGRSKQAYDFKERVRFYYQYLLEKPIPENLK, encoded by the coding sequence ATGAACAGAATTTTACCTGTTGCTTTTACAGCCTTGCTGTTTGTAGCAGTGGATGGAGCAAATGCGCAAACTAAGAAGTTAACATTCGAACAATCTTGGGGGCAAGCTCCTTCATTAACTAAGCCGATCAGTAGTTTCAGAGGATGGGCTGATGAGTCAAACTATATTGAAAGCAGCGGAAGCCAACTTTTCCAGGTTAATGTTAAAACGGGAGAAAAGAAGGGCTATACTTATCCTACGAAATCCTCAACTGAGGTTTTTGTAAAAGATAAAGATATCTATATCCAATATCCGGGCAGTCAAGCTAAACAATTGACACAATCTCCTGAGATTGATGAGCAGAATCCTACTTTATCTCCTGACGGGAAATATGTTGCTTTTACACGCAAGAGCGATCTATATAGTTTAGATGTAAACACAGGTAAAGAAATAAGGTATACAACTGATGGGACCGACGTAATCTACAACGGTTGGTCATCTTGGGTATATTATGAAGAAATTCTTGGTCGTCCGACTAATTATAAGGCATTCTGGTGGTCGCCAGATAGCAAGCAACTCGCTTTCATGCGCTTCGATGATACCAACGTTCCGATGTTCCCTATCTATGTTTCAAAGGGACAACATGGGTATTTGGAAGAGACACGCTATCCAAAAGCAGGGGATCCGAATCCAGAGGTAAAGGTTGGTTTTGTTAAGGTTGAAGGCTCTCCGGTGGTATGGGCTTCTTTTAATGAAAAAGATGATCAATATTTCGGTCAGCCATATTGGAGCTTTGATAGCCAATCTATCATGGTGCAGTGGATGAACCGCGATCAAACGAACCTGAAGTTCTATGCGGTAAACCCGAACGACGGTTCCAAGTCTGAAATCTACAACGAAGAACAGCCTACTTGGATCAATTTAGATCATGATGAAAGAATCACCTACTTAGCAGATAATAAGCATTATATCTTAAAATCGGATAAGACAGGATGGGCGCATTATTACCTTTATACGTTATCAGGCAAGCTGGTTAATCCGTTAACTTCTGGAGAGTGGCAGGTAAAAGAGATTGCTCACATCGATGAAAAAGCGAAGGTACTATACTTTACTGCAAGAAAAGAGAACTCTGCTACTGTTGATTTATACCGTGTTAACTTTAATGGCAAGAACTTTAGAAGATTGACATTCGGCGACTATACGCATGATGTAAAAGTATCGCCTGATGGAAAGCATTTCATTACTTCGTATTCGAATATTCATACTCCAACGAAAGTTGCATTAGTAGATAATAACGGTAGAGTTATTAAAGAATTGGCAGATAGTAAATCTCCAGAATTCGCTAACTATAACGTAGGAAAGCGTGAGTATTTCACTATTCCTTCCGAAGATGGTAAGTTCAATTTGCCTGTAATTATTACCTATCCTACGGATTTTGATGAGTCAAAGCAATATCCTGTCATCATGTCAATCTATGGTGGTCCAGATGCTGGTACAGTTAAGAACACTTGGAAGGGTGTGAATGGACAGTATTGGGCAAATGAAGGTGTGATACAGATTGAATGTGATCACCGTGCTTCGGGACACTTCGGTAAGCAAGGGGTAGCATGGATGCATAGAAACTTAGGTAACTGGGAATTGGTAGATTACATTACGATTGCTAAATGGCTGAAAGCTAAACCTTGGGTTGCAAAAGATAAATTGCTGATTACTGGACATAGCTACGGTGGTTATATGACCTGTTTGGCATTGACAAAAGGGGCGGATTACTTCGACTTTGGTATTGCCGGTGCCCCTGTCACCGGATGGGAATTATATGATACTCACTATACTGAGCGTTGGATGGACACTCCGCAAGCGAATCCTGAAGGTTACAAGAATGGATCTATCCTGCCTTATGTCGATCAGTACAAAGGGAGATTGCGTATTATGCACGGTGATTTAGATGATAATGTGCATATGCAGAACACCATACAATTGGTTGATGCATTAACTGACAGACAAGTGCCGTTTGAGTTGATGATCTATCCTGGAAGTAGACACGGCTTCGGACGTTCGAAACAGGCATATGATTTTAAAGAACGCGTTCGTTTTTACTATCAATATTTACTAGAGAAACCAATTCCAGAAAATTTAAAATAA
- a CDS encoding serine hydrolase domain-containing protein: MTIKHLSICFGMLFFLLQSTFAQSEDERKNRAVYNRIEFLINTQQADSIYSLAAPSFQQAISREDFISTSEKLFSLGKIQNSELDKFSKGTALYRVSFASTELGLALAIDSTMMFTGLMFQPIEPKQGPKKEAVISQVETKNPLDFFVDSLARSYAEQQNAQSLAIAVIHKNKLNSFFYGETAKGNNTLPDGNTLYEIGSVTKTFTASLLADLVNKGTISLDDTITKFLPDSVAMNPALQKITFKTLANHTSGLPRLADYIDKNPKFNQADPYAVYDRKALFSFLKHVKPAREPEEEFEYSNIGYGLLGELISIISKKPYMQLMKEQLLTPLEMTNTSDKIDPKNKNIAKPYNKNGEEVAYWDFQALTSTGGLKSSLNDLLRYTIAQLTFPETDIQRAMHLTKQFTYFIPPNNDIGLAWRMNMLDDQIYFHHTGATGGFNAFVGFVPDEKAVVIMLANSELSVGELGKKLLEKVLTTK, translated from the coding sequence ATGACAATCAAACATCTAAGCATATGTTTCGGTATGCTGTTCTTTTTGCTGCAGAGCACATTCGCACAGTCGGAAGACGAACGCAAGAACCGCGCAGTATATAACAGAATCGAATTCTTAATCAATACGCAGCAAGCAGACTCTATTTACTCGCTCGCGGCGCCATCTTTCCAACAAGCCATCAGTAGGGAAGATTTTATCAGTACTTCCGAGAAGCTATTTTCTTTAGGGAAAATTCAAAACTCGGAGCTGGACAAATTTAGCAAAGGCACCGCGCTATATCGTGTTTCATTTGCGAGCACTGAACTTGGGCTAGCATTGGCAATCGACTCCACGATGATGTTTACCGGCTTGATGTTTCAACCAATAGAACCGAAACAGGGACCGAAGAAAGAAGCTGTTATCTCTCAGGTAGAAACCAAAAACCCCTTAGATTTCTTTGTAGACTCGCTAGCGCGCAGCTATGCAGAGCAACAAAATGCGCAGTCGCTCGCTATTGCTGTCATCCACAAGAACAAGCTAAATAGTTTCTTCTACGGGGAAACGGCAAAGGGAAACAATACCCTCCCCGACGGCAACACCCTATATGAGATTGGATCTGTAACAAAAACATTTACCGCGTCCCTTCTCGCAGACTTGGTCAACAAAGGAACAATCTCTCTAGACGACACCATCACAAAGTTCCTTCCCGATTCGGTCGCTATGAATCCGGCGTTGCAAAAAATTACGTTTAAGACCTTAGCGAACCACACTTCCGGATTGCCAAGATTAGCCGATTATATTGATAAAAACCCAAAATTCAATCAGGCAGATCCTTACGCGGTATACGATCGTAAAGCATTATTCTCCTTCTTAAAACATGTAAAACCAGCACGCGAACCAGAGGAAGAATTTGAATACAGCAACATTGGTTATGGCCTTTTAGGTGAGTTGATTAGCATCATCAGTAAAAAGCCATACATGCAATTGATGAAAGAACAATTGCTAACGCCTTTAGAAATGACCAACACCAGCGATAAGATTGACCCTAAGAACAAAAACATCGCAAAACCATACAACAAAAACGGTGAGGAAGTTGCCTACTGGGATTTCCAAGCCCTGACAAGCACGGGTGGGCTCAAATCATCATTGAATGATTTACTTCGCTACACCATTGCCCAATTGACTTTCCCCGAGACTGACATCCAACGTGCAATGCACCTGACCAAGCAATTCACATACTTCATCCCACCAAACAACGACATCGGTCTGGCCTGGCGTATGAATATGCTCGATGATCAAATCTATTTCCATCATACCGGAGCAACCGGCGGTTTCAACGCCTTTGTAGGCTTTGTACCCGATGAAAAAGCAGTAGTCATTATGCTCGCAAACTCCGAATTAAGTGTCGGAGAACTAGGAAAGAAACTATTAGAGAAGGTATTGACGACGAAATAA
- a CDS encoding TlpA family protein disulfide reductase: MKNFIFSLVLFLIMLTTANAQVPDTLPTFKGMFKMENNQAFTSDSLSQKGINVLVFYDPGCGHCQELASEIGKSLDKFKEHTDFYFVAMQEKGQVEGMLNMFAKELISKPNVHFLHDPTGQFILAFNPKNFPFAYIYNAETGKEIKHFNGEGKLRKLLPYLDIRH; encoded by the coding sequence ATGAAGAATTTTATATTTAGCCTCGTCCTATTTCTTATCATGCTGACTACTGCCAATGCACAGGTTCCCGATACATTACCGACTTTTAAAGGCATGTTCAAAATGGAGAACAATCAAGCTTTCACTTCCGATTCGCTCTCGCAAAAAGGAATTAATGTATTAGTATTCTACGATCCAGGATGCGGGCATTGTCAGGAACTGGCATCCGAGATCGGAAAGTCCTTAGATAAATTTAAAGAGCATACTGATTTTTATTTTGTTGCAATGCAGGAAAAAGGCCAGGTCGAAGGCATGTTAAACATGTTCGCCAAAGAACTTATCAGCAAACCAAATGTACATTTCCTCCACGACCCTACAGGTCAGTTTATATTAGCCTTTAACCCAAAGAACTTCCCCTTTGCGTATATCTATAACGCAGAAACCGGAAAGGAAATTAAGCATTTCAACGGCGAAGGTAAGTTAAGGAAGCTTTTGCCCTATCTGGATATTAGACATTAG
- the purN gene encoding phosphoribosylglycinamide formyltransferase, with product MRKRIAIFASGSGSNAQKIMEHFKYSDGAEVALVLSNNPEAFVLQRADNFEIPTHVFDRHDFYESNEVVDLLKRLDIDLVVLAGFLWLVPDNLLKAFPNKIINIHPALLPKFGGKGMYGDRVHKAVLEAGEEEHGITIHFVNENFDEGEVIYQAKFRVEPGDTLEVIKFNGQQLEHLHYPKVIENLLKKYN from the coding sequence GTGAGAAAACGCATCGCTATTTTTGCTTCAGGTTCTGGTTCAAATGCTCAAAAGATTATGGAGCATTTCAAATATTCTGACGGTGCCGAAGTAGCCTTAGTGCTGAGCAACAACCCGGAAGCCTTCGTGTTACAGCGCGCTGATAACTTTGAAATTCCAACACATGTTTTCGATAGACATGATTTTTATGAAAGTAATGAAGTTGTCGATCTATTAAAAAGATTAGACATTGATCTTGTTGTTCTTGCTGGCTTCCTATGGCTAGTTCCAGACAACTTGTTGAAAGCATTCCCAAATAAAATCATCAATATACACCCAGCACTTCTTCCTAAATTCGGCGGAAAAGGAATGTATGGCGATCGTGTTCACAAAGCGGTATTAGAAGCAGGAGAGGAAGAACACGGCATTACGATCCACTTTGTGAATGAAAACTTCGATGAAGGAGAAGTCATCTATCAAGCGAAGTTCCGTGTGGAACCCGGCGATACGCTTGAAGTTATTAAATTCAATGGTCAACAATTGGAGCACTTGCACTACCCGAAAGTGATTGAGAATTTGCTTAAAAAGTATAATTAA
- a CDS encoding LytR/AlgR family response regulator transcription factor codes for MIKTILIDDEPLARSMVLEYLQQHPEFQVLAECNDGFEGVKAIQQHQPDLIFLDIQMPKLTGFEMLELLDSHPHIIFTTAFDEYALKAFEKNAIDYLLKPIRPDRFEKAIDKFKASFQSNANPKIETEKLQETLEEESLERIVVKTGAQIKIIPVQQINYLEAYDDYVKIHTNDGMYLKNKTMSSFEKQLDGKHFVRVHRSFIVRVDLLQKIEPMEKDSYIATLSSGGKVNISKSGYARLKQVIGL; via the coding sequence ATGATAAAGACTATCCTAATTGATGATGAACCCTTAGCACGCAGCATGGTGCTCGAATATCTTCAACAGCATCCTGAATTCCAAGTTTTAGCGGAGTGCAACGATGGTTTTGAAGGCGTAAAAGCGATACAGCAACATCAACCTGATTTGATCTTCCTCGATATACAGATGCCGAAATTAACCGGTTTCGAAATGCTGGAACTTCTCGATAGCCATCCGCATATCATCTTCACAACAGCATTTGATGAATATGCATTAAAAGCATTTGAGAAGAATGCAATCGACTATTTATTGAAACCCATCCGTCCGGACCGTTTTGAGAAAGCCATCGATAAGTTTAAAGCATCTTTTCAGAGCAACGCCAATCCGAAAATAGAAACAGAGAAACTTCAGGAAACTTTAGAGGAAGAATCTCTAGAACGCATCGTCGTAAAAACGGGGGCTCAAATTAAGATTATCCCAGTACAACAGATAAACTATTTGGAAGCCTATGATGACTATGTTAAAATACATACCAACGACGGCATGTATCTGAAGAATAAAACAATGAGCTCCTTCGAGAAGCAGCTTGATGGCAAGCATTTTGTCCGCGTTCACCGCTCCTTTATCGTTCGTGTCGACTTGTTACAGAAGATCGAACCCATGGAAAAAGACAGCTATATCGCTACCTTGAGTAGCGGAGGCAAAGTTAATATCAGTAAATCCGGATACGCGCGATTGAAACAGGTAATCGGTTTATAA
- a CDS encoding LiaF transmembrane domain-containing protein: MNTQQTNKNNGEKPPKNNNSTTMAGMFIVFFGVAILLKNMNMGSIVPSWIFGWETILIIIGLVIGVNSKFEKKSSLILIAIGTIFLLKNELDLSFGRFIIPVGAIILGVYLIKRNREAPKLPPTTPTDDEYDWDKRVGYGDPAAYEGNQSESNTANTTNSYAQADSTEHGNRSYRSYRPDFENYLKVDNFFSDTKKIILSKNFLGGNITSVFGSTNLNFLQADLKQPVVIDTFQLFGSTKIIVPTNWRVSSNVASVFGELDDRRPMIEVTTDENKKIYITGTSIFGGLTIKNS, encoded by the coding sequence ATGAACACACAACAAACAAACAAGAACAACGGCGAGAAACCACCAAAGAACAATAACTCGACTACGATGGCCGGGATGTTCATTGTATTCTTCGGTGTAGCTATCTTGTTGAAGAACATGAACATGGGAAGCATTGTTCCTTCATGGATCTTTGGATGGGAGACCATCTTGATCATCATCGGTTTAGTGATCGGAGTAAACTCAAAATTCGAAAAGAAATCATCTCTTATCCTGATCGCAATCGGTACTATCTTTTTACTGAAGAATGAACTGGATTTATCATTCGGCCGCTTTATCATCCCCGTAGGCGCTATTATTCTAGGCGTTTACTTGATCAAGCGTAATCGCGAGGCCCCAAAACTACCGCCGACAACACCTACAGACGACGAATACGACTGGGATAAGCGCGTCGGCTATGGCGACCCTGCAGCTTATGAGGGAAACCAATCAGAATCCAATACAGCAAACACTACAAATTCCTATGCTCAAGCGGACAGCACTGAGCATGGGAATCGTTCCTATAGAAGCTACCGCCCTGATTTCGAAAACTACCTTAAAGTAGACAACTTCTTCTCAGATACCAAAAAGATTATTTTATCAAAGAATTTCTTAGGAGGAAATATAACCTCGGTTTTCGGCAGCACCAACTTGAACTTCCTGCAAGCAGATTTGAAACAACCGGTTGTCATTGATACCTTCCAATTATTTGGCAGCACGAAAATCATCGTTCCAACAAACTGGCGTGTATCTTCCAATGTCGCATCAGTATTTGGCGAATTGGACGACCGTCGACCGATGATTGAAGTAACGACTGACGAGAATAAGAAAATCTATATTACAGGGACCTCTATATTCGGCGGCTTGACCATCAAAAACAGCTAA
- a CDS encoding DUF3276 family protein yields MGDFDNKEREEVFSKKVRAGKRTYFFDVKATRSNDYYVTITESKKRFEDGQFIKHKIFLYKEDFEKFAEGLQDVVEYIKSNQEVVEKRYEPNQDDSNYESNGELIQKDNFSF; encoded by the coding sequence ATGGGAGATTTTGATAACAAAGAGCGTGAAGAGGTATTTTCAAAAAAGGTGAGAGCAGGTAAGCGTACTTATTTTTTTGATGTAAAAGCAACTCGCTCTAACGACTATTATGTGACAATTACGGAAAGCAAAAAACGCTTTGAAGACGGACAATTCATTAAACATAAGATTTTCTTATATAAAGAGGACTTTGAAAAGTTTGCTGAAGGATTGCAAGATGTGGTAGAATATATCAAATCGAACCAAGAAGTAGTTGAAAAAAGATATGAACCGAACCAAGACGATTCAAATTACGAAAGCAACGGAGAATTAATACAAAAAGACAATTTCTCCTTCTAA
- a CDS encoding 1-deoxy-D-xylulose-5-phosphate reductoisomerase, producing MEKKNLAVLGSTGSVGTQTLEVVACFPDRFEVSVLTAGRNADLLIQQAIMFQPKLVVLSDEQAYNQVKEALTGTGIEVSYGEDALVDAVQLDEIDIVLTAIVGSVGLRPTIAAIKKGKDIALANKETLVVAGELIKNLVEEYKVRLLPVDSEHSAIFQCLPGEDSNPIEKIVLTASGGPFRGKSREELEHVTKAQALKHPNWSMGAKITIDSASLMNKGLEVIEAKWLFDLEADQVEVIIHPQSIVHSLVQFQDGSMKAQMGLPDMKLPIQYALTYPDRIQNNFERFNFVNYPSLTFETPDMKTFRNLELAYQTLREGGNRPCVLNAANEVVVAAFLNDEVSFLGMSDIIEETLCQVVQKENLLLEDYLHYDEESRRVARSLIERRY from the coding sequence TTGGAAAAAAAGAATTTAGCCGTATTGGGCTCAACAGGAAGCGTAGGAACTCAAACGCTAGAGGTTGTCGCTTGTTTTCCGGATCGCTTTGAAGTTTCTGTATTAACTGCTGGACGTAATGCAGATCTACTGATTCAACAGGCTATCATGTTTCAACCGAAGTTAGTTGTTCTTTCCGATGAGCAAGCCTATAATCAGGTGAAAGAGGCTTTGACAGGTACAGGAATTGAAGTATCATACGGAGAGGATGCTTTGGTCGATGCGGTACAGCTCGATGAGATCGATATCGTATTGACTGCGATCGTAGGATCGGTGGGGTTGAGACCAACTATTGCTGCTATTAAGAAAGGAAAGGATATAGCTTTAGCGAATAAGGAAACTCTTGTTGTTGCTGGCGAATTGATTAAGAATCTTGTTGAAGAATATAAAGTTCGTTTATTGCCTGTTGATTCGGAACATTCTGCCATCTTTCAATGTTTGCCGGGTGAAGATTCAAATCCTATAGAGAAGATTGTATTGACAGCTTCTGGAGGTCCTTTCCGTGGAAAGAGCAGAGAAGAGTTAGAGCATGTGACCAAAGCGCAGGCTTTAAAGCATCCGAACTGGTCGATGGGCGCTAAGATTACGATAGACTCTGCTTCCTTGATGAATAAGGGACTGGAAGTAATCGAAGCTAAATGGCTATTCGATTTAGAAGCGGATCAGGTCGAAGTGATTATCCATCCGCAATCTATTGTGCACTCGCTTGTACAGTTTCAGGACGGATCGATGAAAGCACAAATGGGGCTCCCTGATATGAAACTGCCGATACAGTATGCATTGACTTATCCTGATAGAATTCAGAACAATTTCGAACGTTTCAACTTTGTAAACTATCCAAGTCTAACATTTGAAACTCCCGATATGAAGACCTTTCGCAATTTGGAGTTAGCTTATCAGACACTTCGCGAAGGAGGCAATCGCCCTTGCGTTTTGAATGCAGCGAATGAAGTTGTGGTCGCGGCTTTCCTAAATGATGAAGTATCCTTCCTTGGGATGAGCGACATTATTGAAGAGACATTGTGTCAGGTAGTGCAAAAGGAAAACCTTCTTTTAGAAGACTATTTGCACTATGATGAGGAAAGTAGAAGAGTGGCACGAAGTTTAATAGAACGAAGATATTAA
- a CDS encoding sensor histidine kinase: MRKPLNEQSKRSVIHASSWIICVLYFLIVYSLLWWSKVAKEAAIYDATISALSITGITYLVYSSLQYYLPNNKNFWKLFSIAAIFTLISILITRFLIIQFVPDEDLLYLTFSLPFRFVINFLIISCVMIINIFWNMQEELLENKRRKDESERMVRDAELYNLRQQLQPHFLFNSLNSIIALIGSKPTEARNMVFQLSDFLRGTMRKDDRQFSTVEDELNHLKLYLDIEKVRFGHRLSTEFEYDDEVLSGKIPVMILQPLVENAIKFGLYNVTDQVLIKIHLTLTDNILTIQISNPFESDQTEQKKGTGFGLSSIQRRLYLLFGRTDLLLTETQDQTFISTLRIPQ; this comes from the coding sequence ATGAGAAAACCGCTCAACGAACAAAGCAAACGCTCTGTAATCCACGCCTCGTCATGGATTATTTGCGTTTTATACTTCCTGATTGTCTACAGTCTATTGTGGTGGTCGAAAGTTGCTAAAGAAGCAGCAATTTACGATGCCACAATCTCTGCGTTATCCATTACCGGCATCACCTACTTAGTATATAGCTCATTACAATATTACCTTCCGAACAACAAAAACTTCTGGAAGCTTTTTTCTATAGCGGCCATATTTACCTTGATCAGTATTCTGATTACGCGTTTCTTGATCATTCAATTCGTACCGGATGAAGATCTCCTTTATTTAACCTTTAGCCTCCCATTCCGCTTTGTTATCAACTTCTTGATCATCAGTTGCGTCATGATTATCAATATCTTTTGGAATATGCAAGAGGAGCTGCTAGAAAATAAGCGTAGAAAGGACGAAAGCGAACGCATGGTACGCGATGCCGAATTATACAACCTGCGACAACAGCTACAACCTCACTTCCTATTCAATAGTTTAAACTCCATAATCGCGCTTATCGGCAGCAAACCAACAGAAGCCCGCAACATGGTGTTCCAATTATCCGACTTCCTGCGCGGAACGATGCGTAAAGACGATCGGCAATTCAGCACTGTCGAAGACGAGCTCAATCACTTGAAGCTTTATCTCGATATTGAAAAGGTTCGGTTTGGACACCGCCTCTCGACCGAATTCGAATACGACGATGAGGTATTGTCCGGCAAAATTCCCGTAATGATCCTTCAGCCCTTAGTGGAAAATGCTATCAAATTCGGATTATACAATGTCACCGACCAGGTTTTAATAAAAATACACTTAACTTTAACAGATAATATACTGACTATACAAATCAGCAATCCATTTGAATCCGATCAGACTGAACAAAAGAAAGGCACCGGATTCGGATTATCCAGTATACAAAGACGCCTATATTTGCTATTTGGGCGCACGGATTTATTGCTGACAGAGACACAAGACCAAACGTTTATATCTACATTAAGAATACCACAATGA
- a CDS encoding esterase produces the protein MRIVPLISLVLFILCLSNPVQGQENIGKKLADVRSPEVAANNTVTFNLVAPQAKEVYVLGNWLSADSPGGDKLRMTKNADGLWTAKQATMGRDLYLYNFLVDGVRINDPLNVYQIRDVSNVFNYFITNGAQAELYKTHAVPHGTLTKVWYPSAINHGERRMSIYTPPGYEGSKKSYPVLYLLHGMGGDEEAWPSLGRVTQIMDNLIAAGQIVPMIVVMPNGHTSNSAAPGNSEKGEYPVEFRTPDVGTGEMESNFMEIINFAEKHYRIKKGKKNRAIAGLSMGGSHTMVISATYANTFDYVGLFSAAYRLTDAANIAVYDNFDQNLLQQKKNGTALYWIGMGKTDFLYKTGETYRKKLDEIGMKYTYYESEGGHTWSNWRDYLVKFSGLLFRN, from the coding sequence ATGAGAATAGTTCCTTTGATTTCCCTCGTTTTATTTATTCTTTGCCTTAGCAATCCTGTGCAAGGGCAGGAGAATATTGGTAAAAAGCTGGCGGATGTGCGTTCGCCGGAAGTTGCGGCCAATAATACGGTCACTTTCAATCTTGTTGCTCCGCAGGCCAAGGAGGTTTATGTATTGGGGAATTGGTTGTCTGCGGACTCTCCGGGGGGCGATAAGCTTAGAATGACAAAAAATGCGGACGGTCTATGGACGGCGAAACAAGCCACTATGGGGCGCGATCTATACTTGTATAATTTTCTGGTTGATGGGGTTCGGATCAATGATCCATTAAATGTATACCAGATTCGCGACGTCAGTAATGTGTTCAACTATTTCATAACGAATGGCGCGCAGGCAGAACTTTATAAAACTCATGCTGTTCCGCATGGAACATTGACCAAAGTATGGTATCCATCGGCAATCAATCATGGCGAGCGAAGAATGAGCATATATACGCCGCCGGGCTACGAAGGTTCTAAAAAGTCGTATCCGGTATTGTATCTGTTGCACGGCATGGGAGGCGATGAGGAAGCGTGGCCAAGTTTAGGGCGAGTGACGCAGATTATGGATAATCTGATTGCTGCGGGTCAGATCGTGCCCATGATTGTAGTCATGCCGAATGGACATACCTCTAATTCTGCAGCGCCCGGCAATTCGGAAAAAGGGGAGTACCCTGTTGAATTCCGTACACCCGATGTTGGAACAGGGGAGATGGAATCAAACTTTATGGAAATCATAAACTTCGCCGAGAAGCACTACCGCATAAAAAAAGGGAAAAAGAATAGAGCCATTGCAGGTCTTTCGATGGGAGGATCGCATACCATGGTCATCTCCGCAACTTATGCCAATACATTCGACTATGTCGGTTTATTCTCTGCAGCCTACCGCTTAACGGATGCCGCCAACATCGCTGTTTACGACAATTTCGACCAAAACCTTCTGCAACAAAAGAAGAATGGAACTGCCCTCTATTGGATCGGTATGGGAAAGACAGATTTTCTCTACAAAACCGGCGAAACATACCGCAAGAAACTTGACGAAATCGGAATGAAATATACGTATTATGAATCCGAAGGTGGACATACCTGGTCGAACTGGCGAGATTATTTGGTGAAGTTTAGTGGTTTGTTATTTAGAAATTAG